A region of Dictyostelium discoideum AX4 chromosome 1 chromosome, whole genome shotgun sequence DNA encodes the following proteins:
- a CDS encoding hypothetical protein (LTR-RETROTRANSPOSON SKIPPER, GAG (GAG)) → MSSTTTHSKKAIRKAKVSSTAKRAAEVTTASDDAITVQVKSKKTLRPTEVDDEIYSTESTDVSDVEVREKVPKKSKTNSIEAKTIDALKNAATAVIFMNLFTIHCSQNGVEPTLKTIMDNGAASNELFQLLQPTHNESVKNNDKIEGETLKKLIHRNFRSKTLVPFKTDYEAANTKVVEAINHRNCYSAQDVIKNIEAIMSYHNVINPVYLIHGTAEVQLEYLRSILDNNILALLKMVVPDWLQTDVAIKLNTQTDITECREAITELVLNNADKFSRRRPSDSASNTDEKFLLKKNHATPNHNSHNRNSFDAQADKIRAAILPEIRKDSKVDLKKIRSSFIVYRQNKGYCLNCGKSNHSTSTCRIDPVDAKANPGPSAKKQQ, encoded by the coding sequence ATGTCATCAACTACTACTCATTCAAAGAAAGCCATCCGTAAAGCCAAAGTGTCTTCCACCGCCAAACGTGCCGCTGAAGTGACAACTGCCTCCGATGATGCTATTACTGTTCaagtaaaatcaaaaaagacTCTTCGTCCCACtgaagttgatgatgaaatttatTCAACTGAAAGCACTGATGTATCCGACGTCGAAGTCAGAGAGAAAGTGCCAAAGAAATCAAAGACCAATTCGATTGAAGCTAAAACCATTGACGCTTTAAAAAATGCTGCCACTGCTGTCATCTTCATGAATCTCTTTACCATCCACTGCTCCCAGAATGGTGTTGAACCAACCTTGAAGACCATTATGGACAATGGTGCTGcatcaaatgaattatttcaattgcTTCAACCTACCCACAATGAATCAGTTAAGAACAACGATAAAATTGAAGGTGAAACATTAAAGAAGCTAATCCACCGTAACTTTAGATCCAAGACTTTGGTTCCATTCAAAACTGACTACGAAGCTGCCAACACTAAAGTAGTCGAAGCTATTAACCATCGTAACTGCTACTCAGCCCAAGATGTTATAAAAAACATCGAAGCCATTATGAGTTACCACAATGTAATTAATCCGGTGTATCTCATCCATGGTACTGCTGAAGTTCAATTAGAGTATCTAAGATCaattttagataataatatcCTTGCTTTGTTAAAGATGGTCGTACCAGACTGGTTACAAACTGATGTTGCAATCAAACTCAACACTCAAACCGATATCACCGAGTGTCGTGAAGCCATCACCGAGTTGGTTCTTAACAATGCTGATAAGTTCTCGAGAAGAAGACCTTCCGATTCTGCATCGAATACTGATGAGAAGtttctattaaaaaagaatcatGCTACTCCAAATCATAACTCTCATAACAGGAATTCCTTTGATGCTCAAGCTGATAAGATTAGAGCTGCAATATTACCCGAAATAAGAAAAGACTCTAAGGTAGACCTCAAAAAGATAAGAAGCAGTTTCATCGTTTACCGTCAAAACAAAGGCTACTGTCTCAATTGTGGTAAATCAAATCACTCCACATCTACATGTAGAATTGATCCGGTCGATGCCAAAGCCAATCCAGGTCCATCAGCCAAAAAGCAACAATGA